From a region of the Nocardioides ginsengisegetis genome:
- a CDS encoding AsnC family protein, with protein sequence MDFSPIGRVCSFCGVVGTQDTKFSGGLGAMMCADCLSYYYEISQSPARIAAVSRPPWEGMSDVEMLSMLPLISATADQVAAFLEDWVQLARARKISWREIGKALGVSRQAAWERFAQREVPSRDSSVSPG encoded by the coding sequence ATGGACTTCAGTCCGATCGGAAGGGTGTGCTCCTTCTGCGGCGTTGTCGGCACCCAGGACACCAAGTTCTCGGGTGGCCTTGGAGCGATGATGTGCGCCGACTGCTTGAGCTACTACTACGAGATTTCCCAGTCGCCGGCCCGGATCGCCGCCGTCTCCCGTCCGCCGTGGGAAGGCATGAGTGACGTTGAGATGTTGAGCATGCTGCCCCTGATCTCCGCGACAGCTGACCAGGTGGCAGCGTTTCTGGAGGACTGGGTGCAGTTGGCGCGGGCTCGCAAGATCTCCTGGCGCGAAATCGGCAAGGCTCTGGGCGTCTCGCGGCAAGCCGCCTGGGAGCGCTTCGCGCAGCGAGAAGTCCCAAGTCGCGACTCCAGCGTGTCCCCCGGGTAG
- a CDS encoding ABC transporter ATP-binding protein codes for MNELGSRGVGIRCAGVVHLYRTFEGHDVVALQGVDLEIKAGERVAFLGPSGSGKSTLLTLLGGIQRPSAGRIFLGDDEISRMSERRLARLRSRRVSTMLQGATRNLLPHTTARLNLKFARLGMDAADRDHAMPETELLSRVGLEGQADQKVHTMSGGQRQRLALACALATSPQLLLADEPTSQLSHGDRDHVVGLIHELGEDLGTTVVVVTHQAEVATSFARTVTMKGGRVGSEGRNGSEYAVIGNEGVIHLPAHMVAEWSPGTLVRIEQEQRRIVVSHPGDEQVVAHPHPDAT; via the coding sequence ATGAACGAGCTCGGGTCGAGGGGAGTCGGGATCCGCTGCGCGGGTGTCGTGCACCTGTACCGCACGTTCGAGGGCCACGACGTAGTGGCGCTGCAGGGTGTGGATCTGGAGATCAAAGCTGGGGAGCGCGTGGCTTTCCTAGGGCCTAGTGGGTCGGGCAAGTCGACCTTGCTCACCCTCCTCGGGGGCATCCAGCGCCCCAGTGCTGGGCGGATCTTCCTCGGCGATGACGAGATCTCCCGGATGAGTGAGCGCCGGCTGGCGCGACTGAGGTCGCGCCGCGTGTCGACCATGCTCCAAGGCGCCACGCGCAACTTGTTGCCGCACACGACCGCCAGGTTGAACCTCAAGTTCGCGCGGCTGGGCATGGACGCGGCGGACCGAGACCACGCGATGCCGGAAACCGAGCTGCTCAGCCGTGTTGGGTTGGAAGGCCAGGCCGACCAGAAGGTCCACACCATGTCTGGCGGTCAACGCCAGCGCCTGGCGCTGGCCTGTGCGCTGGCGACCTCGCCCCAGCTGCTGTTAGCAGATGAACCCACCAGCCAGCTCTCCCACGGCGATCGCGACCACGTTGTCGGGCTGATCCACGAGCTCGGCGAGGACCTGGGTACGACGGTGGTGGTGGTGACCCACCAGGCGGAGGTGGCCACGTCGTTCGCGAGGACGGTGACCATGAAGGGTGGCCGGGTGGGTTCTGAGGGACGCAACGGTTCTGAGTACGCCGTCATCGGCAACGAAGGAGTCATCCACCTGCCCGCGCACATGGTCGCGGAGTGGTCGCCCGGAACTCTGGTCAGGATCGAGCAAGAGCAGCGCAGGATTGTTGTCTCGCACCCTGGTGACGAGCAGGTGGTTGCCCATCCGCACCCGGATGCCACGTGA
- a CDS encoding ATP-binding cassette domain-containing protein codes for MSAPDLVLRDITYERDRLLLSGVSVMFPAGLVTAVSGPSGSGKTTLLSVAGGLICPTSGTTDYAGASMWQGDGDPPAEVVFVLQVYGLVPVLSARENVALALRARGVRVSEADDRAESALERFDIADLGERQVEELSGGQMQRVACARAFVVAAPVLLADEPTSELDERNRDVVLRELRVEAARGAVVVVATHDPAVVEASDRHVVIDEGHLAPAHVPTAGADPRDGRWSDGVGSRR; via the coding sequence GTGAGCGCGCCCGACCTCGTCCTCAGGGACATCACCTACGAACGCGATCGCCTACTGCTTTCAGGCGTGTCCGTGATGTTTCCGGCGGGGCTGGTGACGGCAGTGTCTGGTCCGAGCGGCTCCGGCAAGACCACGCTGCTCTCGGTCGCTGGCGGGCTGATCTGCCCGACCTCAGGGACCACCGACTACGCCGGGGCATCGATGTGGCAGGGCGATGGTGACCCGCCTGCCGAGGTCGTCTTCGTGCTGCAGGTCTACGGGCTGGTGCCCGTCTTGTCCGCCAGGGAGAACGTGGCGTTGGCCCTGCGGGCCCGCGGCGTGCGAGTGAGCGAGGCCGATGACCGCGCGGAGTCCGCGCTGGAACGCTTCGACATTGCCGACCTCGGCGAACGCCAGGTCGAAGAGCTCTCGGGCGGGCAGATGCAGCGTGTTGCCTGCGCGCGTGCGTTCGTGGTGGCGGCACCAGTCCTGCTGGCCGATGAACCCACCAGCGAGCTCGACGAGCGCAACCGCGACGTGGTGCTGCGCGAGCTGCGGGTCGAAGCCGCGCGCGGTGCGGTGGTGGTGGTCGCCACGCACGACCCAGCCGTGGTCGAGGCCAGCGACCGCCACGTCGTCATCGACGAGGGTCATCTGGCCCCGGCTCACGTGCCGACCGCGGGGGCTGATCCCCGTGACGGTCGCTGGTCCGACGGCGTGGGCTCGAGGCGATGA